The DNA sequence ATGCTGTACAGCTGAGCTGTTTTAAGGGCATTTTCCCGCAGCTCCTGCCATAGTGTTCGGTTGGTTAAGATCAATTCGGCTTTTTCAACCAGAGCTTCAGTGGAATTTTCAGTTAAGAAGCCGTTGTAGCCATCTATAACGCTTTCACTGGAACCGGTGGCATTGACCGCTACGACCGGCACACCCCCTGCCATGGCCTCAATCATGACCAAACCCTGGGTTTCGGTAGTGGAGCTGAATAAAAACAGCTCAGCGCCGCTGTAGCAGTGGACTACCTCTTTGGCATCAACTGCGCCGGTAAAGGTAACCTGCTTCTCCAAGCCGTGAGCTTTGGCCATTTTGACGAGGTTGACTTTTTCTGGACCATCCCCTACAAATACCAAGTGGAGATCTGCAATTGATTTATTCAGCTGCAGAAATGCTTCCAAGATTAAGCGGGGACTTTTTTCTACTGATAAACGTCCCACATACAAAATGATCCGCTGGTGCTTCGGTATCTGATACTTATGACGGAGCCAGTCAGGATCAGCCATTTCATACTGGCTGAGATCGATCCCCGTCGGTACGATGGTGATCGGATTTGTGATATGATAAAGATCCAGGATATAGTCCTTAACCAGTTCGGTTGGGGCGATGATATGATGGCAGTGGCGAAAATAGCGTTTGAGATAGCTCGTAATCATCTGCTTGGTCAATTTTTGCGGACCGGGTAAATAATGGCTGTATTCCTGATATAATGTATGATGAGTAAATACAAGCGGAATGCGGTTTCTCCGCGCCAAGATTGCTCCTAACTGTCCTGTGATAAATGGTGAATGGGTATGAATAATGTCGATGTTGAGCGTGCGAATCAGCCGATCTGCTTTTAAGGAGATGGGAATCGGCAGCGCGTAGGAAGGACAGGTAGGAGCAGGAAAGGAATGAAAGCGGAAGACCTTAATCCCATCCTGCTCACTGACATTGGCCATCTGTTTTTTCGAATACTGTGGTGCAAAGATGTAAACATTGTGTCCGAGCGCGGTTAATCCGCGGCTGAAGCGCTGAATTGAGCGGACAACACCGCTTATATACGGGGTGTAGCTGTCAGTAAACATTGCAATGTTCATAAAAAGGGCTCCTTTGCTTATTCAGTTAAGCTCAAGAAGGTATCGACATCGACCATATACTCCGGATCCAGAATATGAGCCTGCTCTTTGAGCTCTGTTAAATCTCGGCGGGGCATCTCCTGCAGCAGATAGCGCAGCACTTCGACAGCTTCATATGGATGGGGAGTGTGGACAAAAATACTAATTACCCTCAGCTGAGAAGGATGCTGCACACCATAGACAGGATTATCGCTGTCCCCGAGCTGATACATTGCTCCGATCTGATCCAGCATTGCTTCATAGCGGTCATAGGGAAGCGCAAAAATGTCCGGAGCATCGCCGCCTGCCATGCGCACAACCAATTGGTTTTCAATCATGCTGCGCGATGATGTCTGCAGTTCAATATAAATATCGCTGCTTTCGGCATTAAAATCATTAATAATGCGGTTCAATTCATTCTGCTCATCCAGTGATGCTTCAAACAGAACATAAATTTTGGTCCGCCCCGCAGCCGGATCCGGTGGTTCTGGCCACAAAATAGAAACTAAAATAACAGCAAGTACGATCCCGAGTCCCAGTAATATTCTATGCGGCGGGATTGGGGGAGGTGGACCATCACCGGCAGATTTTTCACCGACCACTGCTTTGGCGACCTGGGCGCAGCCTCTGCGGCCGCAGCCGCCATTCTGCTTCCAGCAGTCAGCATGGTGGACTGCGTGACAGCGGGGACATTCGACAATTTCAGCACCGATTTCCAGTTTTTGTTCACACTTGGCGCAGCTCTTGCCCACATGGCGGGAGTCTTCAGTGAGAACTTCCAGTTTCTCTACCACGGTTTCACCTCCTAAGTATAATAGTGGATATATTTTAAATTTATCATACTCCGTCCGAAATGCCAAGAAAAACGAAGAATCCATCCAAGGAGTGGTAAACATGACGCAAAAAACAATAGAAATCTACACCGATGGTGCCTGCAGCTGCAATCCCGGTCCGGGAGGTTGGGGGGCAGTTATTATCTATCATGATCATATTCGTGAAGTAGTTGAAGAATACAGCGGTTATGTGCCGAACACGACCAATCAGAGAATGGAGCTGACCGCTGCTGTCGAGGCTTTAAAGCGGCTGAAAACTCCCAGCAGAGTTAATCTTTACTCTGACAGCGCTTACCTGGTTAATGCTTTTCTGCAGGACTGGTTCTCCGGCTGGTTGAGGCGGGGCTGGAAAAACGCCAGAAATCAGCCGGTGAGCAATCAAGATTTATGGGAAGAACTGCTGGTATTAGCCAAGAAGCATGAAATCACGTGGATTAAAGTGAAAGGCCACAGCGACAATTTCTGGAACAATCGCTGCGATGAGCTGGCGCGGGAAGCGATCAAGAAGGGTTTGGAATAGTTTAGTCAAATATTACAGTTTAATGGACTGTGAATTAGGAGGAGTACCCGTGGCTGTAATCTTTGATCAGATGGTAATCATCGGAGTCGGTTTGATCGGCGGCTCCTTAGGAATGGCGGTGCGTAAGCACGGGCTGGCTGATAAAGTTGTTGGTATCGATCTTGATGAGAACAGTTTGCAAATGGCCAAAGAATTAGGAGCTGTTGATACATACGCGCTTGATTATTCACCGGTGCGGGATGCAGATCTGGTTGTCTTAGCCGCGCCGATTTTCTCCAACTTAAAAATCTTGGAAAACATCCGCGGGTACCTGGCGCCACAGGCTGTGGTCACTGATGTGGGCAGCACAAAAAGTGAATTTGTAGCTCAGGCAGAGCAGCTTCTGCCCAACAACGCCTTTGTGGGTGGGCATCCTATGGCAGGGGCGGAAACAGCGGGTGTTGGCGGAGCAGATCCGTATCTGTTTGAAAATGCTTTTTATCTGCTGACTCCAACTGAGACAACTGATCCGCAGGCGCTGGGACGGGTGAGAAATCTAGTAGAAGGAGTTGGTGCCAGAGCTCTGGTCCTGGATCCGGACACTCATGACAAAATTACCGCAGCGATCAGTCATCTGCCTCATCTTGCGGCTGCCGCCTTGGTGCAGACAGCAGCTGAGCTCGCTGGAGAACATCCCATGACTTTAGCTTTGGCTGCCGGGGGCTTTAAGGATACTACCAGAGTTGCTTCAGGCAATCCCGGTTTGTGGAAGGATATCTGCTTCAGCAATAAAGAGCAGGTAATTGCCATGATTGATCGCTTCACAAATTGTTTAAACGAAATGAAGCGGGCTTTGGCCGAGGAATTAAGACCGGATTTTGAAATGCAGCTGGCAGCGGCTAAAACTGTTCGCGATCAGATTCCGGCGAAAATGAAAGGCTACTGGCCTTTCTTAGATGAGATTATTGTTACCATTCCTGACCGTCCGGGTATGATTGGACAGGTAGCAGCTATTTTAGGCGGGCAGGACGTAAATATAGACGATATTGAGATTCTTAGGGTTCGGGAAGGCGAAGGCGGCACATTACGACTGGGCTTTGCTAAAATCGGGTCGGCAGAAAAAGCGGTCCGGATTCTCAAAGAGCATGGATTTCCGGTACGGGTTCGGAACGCTCACTGACTGGTTAAAGCTGATTCAATTTCAGCTAATACCTGCAGATCCGTTTCTTTGGTTTTATGATCAGCCAGGATTTCCCTGGCTTTTTTGGTGCCAATCTTTCCCAATGCCCAGGCAGCAGTGCCCCGCACAACCCGTTTGGGATCCTCCAGACTGGTTTTAAGCTCGGAAACAGCTTCGCCTAACTGGAGATTTCCGCACACGATCGCAGCGTTGCGCTGGATTACGCTTCTGCCGCGCCAGCCCATGGGTGTATCGCCAAAGCGATGCTTAAACTCCCGATTGCTGATGTTTAACAGCGGGATCACCGGGATGCTCTGCTCGTCTTTGGGAGCAAACTCCAAATGGGAACAGGAAGGAGCCTGTTTGTTAATGGGGCACACCTGCTGGCAGTTATCACAGCCCCACAATTTAACGCCGATTTTTGCTCTCAGCTCAACCGGAATAAAGCCCTTCATCTGGGTTAAGTAAGAAATGCAGATATACGGGTTGATCCGATACGGGGCAAACAGTGCTCCGGTTGGACAGGCTTGAATGCACAGATCGCACTTATCACAGGGAGATGCTGATGAAAAAGGATGAGGGTTGATTTGCGGCAGTTCCACATCCACAAGGATGCTGCCTAAAAAGATCCAGGATCCAAATTGGGGATGGAAAACACAGCAGTTCTTGCCCCGCCATCCAAGCCCAGCCCGCAAAAAGATAGCCCTGTCTAGGGTGGGTTTAGTATCAACACAGACAGCATAGTTCTTAACGCCGAGGTTTTTTTGCATCCACTCTGCCAGTGTTTCCAGCTTGTGGGTCAGGACTCGGTGGTAGTCAATACCCCATGCGTAGCGGGAGAGCAGCCCGGACTGAGGACTTAACTTCGGCAGCTCAGTTTTGTAGGCAATTGCAGTACTGATGATTGTTTTTGCGCTCGGCAGCACTGCTTTGGGATCAATCCGAATCTGGAGATCCTGCTCGGTAAAATCGGGATAATGCCCTTCGCTTTTTATTTTCTCTAAATGCCACAGGCATTCTGTGAATTTCTCCGCATGGGTAACAGCGACCGCGTCTAACCCCAGCTGTTCTGCTTCTGCAAAAAACTGCTCCACTCTTAAACCTCCCTTAAAAAGCAAAAGGTAGGCGCAGACCGCCTACCTTATCATCATCTACTAGTTAGCAGCCTCAACAGCTGTGACTTCCGGAATCTGCTGTTTGAGAATGCGCTCAATACCTGCTTTTAAAGTTAATTGGGACATGGGGCACCCAACACACGCACCGGTTAAACGAACAGTAACAACATTGTCCTCATTAATGCCAACCAACTCTACATCTCCACCGTCGCCTTGAATTTGGGGACGGATTAAGTCCAGCACTTTTTGCACTCTTTCTTGCAGTGTATTCAAGAAAGGCACCTCCTTCGCATTAATTATTACTACATTGATAAGTATACACCTTTCGCCAGTGATTTACAACACCCTTGGCAATACTTTGCCCATTGGGTATTTATTGGCTTTCCAGGCAGGATATTTCCGCAGAACCGTTAATATAGAAGTTAGATTTGGTGGATAAGGGAGGCAGACGCGTAATGTGGCACGATTATTTAAGGCATGCGATTACAACTAAACTTAACTGCAGGGTATTTGCCGGATTTAATGCAAATGTTGACGTAGTTATTAAGCTGAACGCAGACATGATTGCCGGCATCATGAAGCAGGAACCACAGATTTTGGACAATCCTCCTGCGGAACCAACCGAAGTGTGGCCTGTCACTACCAATACTGAGTTTATGGCTCTGCTTAAAGAGTGCATCAAGGTAGGTAAATCCCACTACGGGGTCATGGACAGCAAGCTTGGTGATTGGTTTAGTCAGGTCTTTCTGCAGCGTTCGGAGGCGATGGGCGGACAGGCTGGAATTATTGCAAACCAGATGGCAGCTTTAGGAGCCACCAGCTCCGTTTACAGCCCGGTCTTATCGTCGAAACAGGCTGCCAGTTTTGACTCCAGGGTATTATATCCCGAGGTAAACAGCGGCATTACCTGGATTCCGGTTCGGGAATCAGTTAATGATCAGTGGACAAAACTTAATTACATTTTTGAGTATGCTAAAGGAATTACTTTTAAATTTGGCGATGAAGAAATCACTTCACCTCGAGCTAATCGCGTGATTTTAGGTACACGCAACCCGAAAGCGGCAATGGGATTTGATCCGGAAATAGCGTCCCATTTACCTGAATTAGGACAGACTATAGATGTAGCTTTTATGGCTGGCTACCACCACGGCCGGATTGAAGGGCGGGCAGAAACTTTAGATGAGTACATTAAGCTGAGCAGTGATGACCTGCTGCGCCTTAAGTCCAAGAATCCGGAATTAAAACTGCACTTAGAATATGTGCCTATGCCCGATGCGGATGACGAAAAGAAACTGCTAAAAAGTCTTGCGCCTTTGTTTACCAGTTTCGGAATTAATGAAAACGAGATCCGCCGGCTCTTAGCAGGACTCGGGTATGGTGAATTAGCAGCCGAGATTGCAGAAAATGAGAGAGCTTTCAGCCTCTACAAGGGAGCTCTCGCGGTGGCCAGGGAATTGAACGTTCCCCGTATCCATCTGCATAATCTTGGTTATTATGTAGTTGTACTCATGAAACCTTATGGAGTTGATCCGGAGATTGTGCGGCAGGCCTGCTTGTTTGCTTCCGCGGTTAATGCAGTGAAAGCTATGCAGGGAGGCGCGGTGCCGCTGGAAGATGTTGATCAGATGGTTGATTATCCGTTAAGTGATGTTGGTATGAAGCAGCTGCAGGAATTTGTCAGCGAAGCGCAGAGTTTAGGACTGCCGGCAGGCGAGGCAGTACTTGCTACAGGCATTATGGAACTGGATGACCACTGGGCTTTGGTTGTCCCCGCCCATATCGTCCCGAACCCTGTCAGCACGGTGGGTATGGGTGATACAGTCTCTTCCAGTGCCTACGCTGCGGAAATTTCGCTGGCAGCAGCTGCCCAACGCGGCAGCTAATCTGGGATTATAAGGAGGATTTCTTTGAGTAATAACGGCACAACTCAGGTTTATCGCGGTTTTGTACTCGACCCCTTCCAGCAGGAAGCAGTAGAGTACATTGATCAGAATTATTCTGTCCTGGTTGCCGCTCCAACCGGTGTGGGTAAGACCTTAATTGCCGATTACCTGATCGAAAAAATCTACAAAGAAAATGGGCGGGTAGTTTACACCGCGCCGATTAAGGCGCTCAGCAACCAGAAATTTAAAGAGTTTAAAGCTATTATGGGCGAAGACGCAGTCGGGATCTTAACCGGTGATGTGGTGATCAATTCCGAAGCTCCGGTATTGATTATGACCACTGAGATTTTTCGCAACCTCCTTCAGCAGTCTCCTGAGCGGGTTGCCGATGTGCGCTATGTGATTTTTGATGAGATCCACTACATCGATGATCCAGAGCGGGGCAGCGTGTGGGAGGAAAGCTTGATCTTCATGCCGGATACAATGCGGTTTTTAGGCTTAAGCGCTACTATTCCCAATGTGGAGCAGCTGGCGGAGTGGATCGGCCAGACTCAGCGGCAGGAGATTAAGATCGTCACTCACTTTGAGCGGATTGTGCCCCTGCGCCACTATATCTTTGAAAAAAGCATGGGTGCTGTTCCAGTTAATCAGTTTCGCAAGCGGGCTAAAAAGGTTTTGGGCAGGATCAAGCAGGCAGACGGCTATAAAGTTCCTGCAACTACCCATGTGGACCTAATCGAAGAAATAAAGGATGGGTATCTGCCTTGTTTGTTTTTCACTTTCAGCCGCAAAAAAGCTGAGTTAAATGCTATTGAGTTGGGAGCTGACAACAGCTTCCTGACAGTTAATGAGCGCAGAGAAGCGGAGGCTGTCATCGATGCAGTCAGTGCCCGTTATCCGCGCATCTTAAGTGAGCGGTGGAAAGGCCTGCGCAGCCTGCTGCTCAAAGGCATTGGCTACCACCACGCCGGAATGCTGCCGGCTCTAAAAGATGTGGTTGAAGAGTTGTTTACCAGGCGTTTAATCAAAGTGCTGTACTGTACCGAAACATTCGCAGTGGGGCTGAATTTCCCCTGCCGCAGTGTTTGTTTCGATTCCAGCACTAAGTGGGACGGCCGGTCGTTTAGGGCGATTACCAACCGGGAATACTTTCAAATGGCGGGACGAGCCGGCAGGCGGGGAATTGATACCGAAGGCTTTGTGTTTATGCTGGTTGATTTTAATTATTATGATCCACATGATCTGCCCAGCATGAAAGAATCCCAGATTGAACCGCTTCAGAGCCAGTTTGCCCTGACCTATAACTCGATTCTCAACTTAATTAAAAACTATGATGATGAGCAGATTTACCGCATCCTAGGCCAGAACTTTGCTACATACCAAGCTCTCGATGAGCGGGAGTTTCTCAGGGAGCGGATCGATGATTTGAAGGCAGAGCTTGATCAGTTCTGCGAGCATACTGACCAGGAAGCCTGCCCAGCAGTCTTTGAGCGGATGCTCCGTCAGCAGAAACAGCTGCAGAACCGGTTGCGGAAGGAACGCTATCCGCGGGCAAAAAGGCGTCTGCGCCAGCAGCTGGCAGCCATTAATCAGGCTATTAACGAAACAGAGGTTGTGGACTGCCCGCAGGAAACGCAGCGCGAGTGCCGCAAAGACAGCAAGCGCTATCGGAAACTGGTCCACCGCTATCAGAACTTAATCAAGCGGGAGCAGCAGATTGACCCACAAAGCCGGTATTACCAGGAGTATCAGGATAAGAAAGCTCTGCTTCAGGCTTTAGGTTATCTGCAGGGAGATAAACTTACCAGTGCCGGAGAGTTTGCCAGTCACATCCACGGCCACGAGCTTTTGATTACCGAGCTGTTTATGGAAGGCTGGTTCCACAAGTACAGCATTTCCGAGCTGAATGCTCTGGCGGTAGCGATTGGCTATGAACCGCGCCGCAATGAAACTAAAATTCGGCATAAGCTGAACTTTACCCCCGCCTATAAGCTGGTATTCCAGCTTGCCAACATGGAAAAACGGTTCTTAGGATTTTCAACGGTTGAATTTAACGACCATATTGCGGTTCTAGCTTACCGCTGGTCCCAGGGAGAGAGCTTTACTGTGCTGATGGAGGCATCGCAAATTGATGAAGGTGACTTAGTATTTGCGTTCCGCCGCGGCATCGATCTGCTGCGCCAAGTTCGCAACGTCGCGGCAGAAGATGCTTATCTGCGCAACAAACTCAAGGAGTGCATTGCCCGCATGGATCGGGATCAGGTTTCAGTAATGCTCTAGCATGAAAAATATTATTTTTTGAGATAAGACTGCTGTGTTAGAACGGCAGTCTTATTTTCATCTCAGCCTTAAGGAGGAAAAATATCCGTTCCTCGGACCGTAGCCCGACCCAGCTGTTCCTGATATCCTCTAATCAAGGAGGTTGAGAATATGCAGTATTTTAAGCAGTTATTAGCGGATCTCAAACAGCACCGCCCACTCTTGATTTTAGCGTTACTCTGTATTTTGGTAGAAGCATTAGCGGATCTGAGTGTAGCAGCAGTTCTGCGGACCGGAGTTGATGCAATTACCGGTGGCAGCTATCAGGACCTGCTCGCTGTCGGTATCTGGTTTACAGTAATTACGGTTGTGATGACGGGCGTTGTTTTTGTAAGAAGGCTGGCATTAGGCCGCTTCGGCGAGCAGGCCGGGGCGCAGATGCGGCAGCAGGCTGTGGAAAAGCTCAATCGGCTGCCGATTTCGTATCTGGAGCAGCACCATTCCGGTGATTTGATCAGCCGCTTAACCAATGATGTTACCCTGGTAAGAGAATTTCTGGCAGGCGGATTGATGCCCCTGATTTACTTTCCTTTATCTGCGGTTGGGGCTTTAATCTATTTATTGATCATTAACTGGCAGCTGACCGCAGCGGTGATAGTTGTCACACCAGTCTTGGCAGCGGCGGTAACCTTAATTTCTAAACCGATTCATCAAGCCAGCCGCCAACTGCAGGACAGCCTCGGTGATATCAACAGCCAGGTTCAGGACAGCATCGCCGGCAGCTTTGAAGTTAAGGCCTTCGGGATTGAAGTAGAGCGGGAGAAAAAATTCCAGAGCTTTGTAAAAAGAAGCCTGCAGCACGGCTTAAAACTAGGCAGGCAGCAGAGCTTGATGCACGCGGTTTCCTACCTGGTTGGACTTACGCCTTTTCTAATCTGCTTCGGATACGGCGGATATTTGGCGATTTCCGGCCGGCTTTCGATTGGTTCCTTATTTGCTTTTATCAATCTTCTTAACCATGTCAGCAATCCTTTAACCGCACTGCCCCATTATATCGGCCAGTATCACCGGGCAATGGCAGGATACGGCCGTATTCAGGAGCTTTTAGAGATTCCAGAAGAACCGGTAGGGGGAGTGACCGATCCCGCGGATAACGACACTGCTTTGGAATTTTGTGGTGTCAGTTTCGGTTATGGAGAATCAGAGCTGTTTAAAGATCTGTCATTTCAGATCAAAAAAGGCGAGATAACAGCATTAGTCGGTCCCAGCGGCTCAGGGAAATCAACAATCTTTAAGCTAATTACCGGGTTCTATCGTCCTAATTCCGGTACAATCAATATTTTCGGCCATGAATATGCGAAATGGGATCCCCAGCAGCTTCGGAGCCGCATCTCGTTAGTTACTCAAGATCCCTTTTTATTCCCCACAACAATCAAAGAAAATATCGCTTTTGGAAGGCTGGGTGCCGATGATGACCAAATTGCTGCCGCAGCCAAGGCGGCAGCGGCCCATGAGTTTATCCTCCAGCAGCCGCATGGATACGACACAGTTGTGGGTGAAAGGGGGAGCCGCCTATCAGGCGGGCAGAAGCAGAGAATTGCTATTGCCAGAGCATTTTTAAAAGATGCGGAGCTTCTGCTCTTAGATGAACCAACTTCTGCCTTGGATATGGAAGCGGAACACCTGGTTCAGCAGGCTTTGGAGAGGCTGATGCAGGACAAAACAACCCTTGTCATTGCCCACAGGCTGTCTACGATTAAAAACGCAGATCGGATTCTGGTGATTGATCAGGGACGGATTGTTGAAGCGGGTACCCATGAGGAACTCCTACAACTTAAAGGAACATACTACCGCCTATACCAAACCCAGCTGCAGCAGGCTGGTTGAGGAGGAAGAAGAATGAAAAAGCGTACTTTAATGAGGATTATCAAATACATCAAGCTCAAGCCGCTTTACTTTATTTCCTTAACAGCAGTTAGTCTGCTGTCCTTTGCCATCAATTATATTGTGGCTGCATTTTTTGCCGACATGTCCGCAGCGATGGAGTTAGGAGATTTGGCAGTCCTACTTGCAAAACTGACTCAAACAGCTTGGCTGCTGGGTGGAACCGCTTTGGTAGGCGGAATCAGCTACTATCTGCTTACATATGTGGTCAACCGCACCAGCGCAAACTTCCGCACCATCACTTTTGCGAAAATCCAGCGGCTTCCCGCCAGCTTTCTGGAAGAAAACCACAGTGGAGATTTAACCTCCCGGGTGACTAACGACCTAAAAACCCTCGAGTTAGTTTACAGCAGCAATATTCAGGCAATCTGCCAGAGCGTGCTGAGCGGTACCGCCGCATTAGCGGTGATGTTCATCCGCAGTCCGGAGCTCGCTGCCTTTACTATTGGCTTAGGCTTGATCTTCACTTACCTTAACGCCCGTTTTGCTAAACTAGTGCGGAAGCTCTCAAATCAGGTGCAGGAGCGGTTGGGTAAGCTTACGGAAAGGCTCTCAGATCTATTGGCTGGAATGCAGACTACCCGGATTTATGGTTTGGAAGCGAAGATGAATAACGATTACTGCGAGGAAAACCGTTCGGTGCTGGCATTGGCGGATAGGCGAGTTCGCTGTAACGCAGCTTTGGGTTCAGTCAATTTCTTTACCAGTTTTCTCAGCGCTGTGGGGCTGATGATTATTGGCGGCTTCTTCGTTTTCAGAGGACGGGTAGGCTTTGGTGATATTGTTTTCATGGTGCAGATGCAGAATGATGCTATTCGGATGTTTCGCAGTCTCGGCGACCAGATCACCCAGATCCAGACCGGACTGGCGGGAGCAGAGCGGGTGCTGGAACTTTTAGATCAGCAGGAAGAGCCGGTCAGGCTGCCTAAACCGGTATCAATCAAGCCAAGTAGGACCAGAACCGCTGCAGATGCGTCAACCGCGGTAGAGATTGCCGGGCTGGATTTTTGCTATCCCAATGGAGAGCAGGTGCTGCGCAAGCTTAACTTGACAGTGCCAAAAGGCCAGATGTATGCCCTGGTTGGTCCGAGCGGTGGAGGCAAGAGCACTATTTTAAAGCTGCTGTTAGGGTTTTATGCGCCGTCAGCTGGTGAGATTGTGATTGATGGACGCCCAATCTATGATTTAAGCCTGGAGGAACTTCGCGGGCTGACCGCTTATGTGCCGCAAGAAAGCTATCTCTTTACCGGGACCATTGCCGAGAATATTGCATACGGCAGCCCAAACGCAACCATGGACCAGATTGAAGCCTGCGCCCGGGCAGCTTACGCCCATGATTTCATTGTTCAGCTTCCCAATGGATATGATTCAAAGGTCGGTGAGCGGGGTGCTTATCTGTCGGGAGGACAGCGGCAGCGGATTGCCATTGCCCGAGCGATTTTAAAAGATGCTCCAATTCTGCTTCTTGACGAAGCTACCTCAGCGCTGGATTCTGAATCTGAATATCTTGTCCAGAAAGCCTTGGAGCGTTTGATGGTTGGCAGAACTACAATCGCGGTTGCCCACCGCCTGTCCACTGTCGAAAAAGCCGATCGGATTGTGGTTATCAATCAGGGGCAGGTGGCAGAATCAGGAACCCATTCCGAGCTGCTCGCTGATCCTAACAGCCTTTACAGGTACCTGCATCAGCTTCAGTACGCAGATAAACAGTGTCTCGTTGGGTAGGGTTAGGCAGGACTTTCCAGGACTTAGTGCGAAGTACCATCTTGATATTCCACATAATTTCAGGACAATTATCATAGGATTTGGGGGGATTGGATATGGCCCAATTAACGCGTGAGCAGGCCTGGGAGCTGTTAACCGAGTATAATCAATCCGACGCGCTGTTGAAGCACGCCCTAGCTGTAGAAGCAGTGATGCGCCATTTTGCCGCCAAACACGGCGAAGATGCGGACAAATGGGGTGTTATCGGGCTGCTGCACGACTTGGATTATGAAAAATATCCTGATGAGCACTGCCATAAAAGCGCAGAAATCATGCGCGAGCGAGGCGTTGATGAAGAAATCATCCACGCTGTGTGCAGCCACGGTTATGGAATCTGCACCGAT is a window from the Bacillota bacterium genome containing:
- a CDS encoding ABC transporter ATP-binding protein; its protein translation is MQYFKQLLADLKQHRPLLILALLCILVEALADLSVAAVLRTGVDAITGGSYQDLLAVGIWFTVITVVMTGVVFVRRLALGRFGEQAGAQMRQQAVEKLNRLPISYLEQHHSGDLISRLTNDVTLVREFLAGGLMPLIYFPLSAVGALIYLLIINWQLTAAVIVVTPVLAAAVTLISKPIHQASRQLQDSLGDINSQVQDSIAGSFEVKAFGIEVEREKKFQSFVKRSLQHGLKLGRQQSLMHAVSYLVGLTPFLICFGYGGYLAISGRLSIGSLFAFINLLNHVSNPLTALPHYIGQYHRAMAGYGRIQELLEIPEEPVGGVTDPADNDTALEFCGVSFGYGESELFKDLSFQIKKGEITALVGPSGSGKSTIFKLITGFYRPNSGTINIFGHEYAKWDPQQLRSRISLVTQDPFLFPTTIKENIAFGRLGADDDQIAAAAKAAAAHEFILQQPHGYDTVVGERGSRLSGGQKQRIAIARAFLKDAELLLLDEPTSALDMEAEHLVQQALERLMQDKTTLVIAHRLSTIKNADRILVIDQGRIVEAGTHEELLQLKGTYYRLYQTQLQQAG
- a CDS encoding ABC transporter ATP-binding protein, which gives rise to MKKRTLMRIIKYIKLKPLYFISLTAVSLLSFAINYIVAAFFADMSAAMELGDLAVLLAKLTQTAWLLGGTALVGGISYYLLTYVVNRTSANFRTITFAKIQRLPASFLEENHSGDLTSRVTNDLKTLELVYSSNIQAICQSVLSGTAALAVMFIRSPELAAFTIGLGLIFTYLNARFAKLVRKLSNQVQERLGKLTERLSDLLAGMQTTRIYGLEAKMNNDYCEENRSVLALADRRVRCNAALGSVNFFTSFLSAVGLMIIGGFFVFRGRVGFGDIVFMVQMQNDAIRMFRSLGDQITQIQTGLAGAERVLELLDQQEEPVRLPKPVSIKPSRTRTAADASTAVEIAGLDFCYPNGEQVLRKLNLTVPKGQMYALVGPSGGGKSTILKLLLGFYAPSAGEIVIDGRPIYDLSLEELRGLTAYVPQESYLFTGTIAENIAYGSPNATMDQIEACARAAYAHDFIVQLPNGYDSKVGERGAYLSGGQRQRIAIARAILKDAPILLLDEATSALDSESEYLVQKALERLMVGRTTIAVAHRLSTVEKADRIVVINQGQVAESGTHSELLADPNSLYRYLHQLQYADKQCLVG
- a CDS encoding HDIG domain-containing protein, which encodes MAQLTREQAWELLTEYNQSDALLKHALAVEAVMRHFAAKHGEDADKWGVIGLLHDLDYEKYPDEHCHKSAEIMRERGVDEEIIHAVCSHGYGICTDVKPVHFMEKVLYAIDELTGLINAVCLMRPSKSVLDLEVKSVKKKYKQKNFAAGVNREVIETGCQMLGADLDDLIQETILGMRTAAEAIGLKGNQ